In Bradyrhizobium sp. WBOS07, the genomic window GCAAGACTTCTGGATCAGAAGAAATTCCGCGATTGGGTCAAGCTCTACGCTGACGATGCGATTTTCTGGGTGCCGGCCTGGAAGGACGAGTACGAGACGACGTCCAATCCGAACCGCGAGCTTTCAATGATATATCATGAGAACTCATATGGGCTGAGTGACCGAATTGACAGGATACAGTCGCGAAAGTCCATCACGGCGATGCCGCTTCCGCGCACGGTTCATTCCTATACGAACATCATGGTCGATGCGGCCTCGACGGATTCGATCGAGGGAAATGCCTGCTTCACGGTTCATACGTACGATCCGCGCGCTTGTAAAAGCCATACCAACTTCGGACGCCTTGAATTTCGGCTGCGCCGTCTTGGAGAGGCTTGGCTGATCGGATTCAAAAAGATTTCCCTTACGAACGATCAAATGGCCACTGCGCTCGATTTCTACAGCGTCTAGCAAGTGCGTCGCAGATGAATATCAGCAGAATCTGCCAACTAGCCTTCGGCTGAAGGTATTGAATGTGAGAGTGCTCGGCGCCTGTCAACGGCGGATAAGGAGGACGGGCGCGCCGAATGTGCCCTTCCCCTACAGGGAGCGCTAAAATGCGTTTTGTGATTGTCGGAGCAGGCCTCGCGGGGCACACAGCCGCCGTGCATCTTCGCGAGTTGGCGCCACAAGCCAAGATCGATATTCTCGGAGACGAACTCGGCCTGCCGTATGATCGCCCGCCGCTGTCCAAAGAAGTCCTTGGCGAGGGCGCACCGCGCTATCTGGCAAACGCGGAGACCTATCATGAGAACGGTATTTCGTATCATCCCGGACAAACCGCGACGCAGATCGATCGAAACCGCTCCGAAATTCTAACCGCTTGCGGAAATGCTTATGCTTACGATCGGCTACTCCTCGCGACCGGATCGCGGGCGAGAAAATTGCCGGATAGCGTCGGGCAAAGCTCGAAAATTCTCTATCTGCGAACGCTTGAAGACGCGGTTCGCTTGAAATCCGTGCTTCGGGAATCGCGTCGAATTGCTGTGATCGGCGGCGGGTTCATTGGGTTAGAGGTTGCTGCCGCCGCTCGAGCGATGGCCTGCGAGGTTTTTCTGTTTGAGATGACGGATCGGATACTATCTCGCGGCATGCCTGCTATCCTGAGCCGTTGGGCTGAGAAATTGCATCGCCTGAACGGAGTCCAGTTCGAATTTGGCTCAAAGATCGATTCAATTCATCATCAGGATGATGGTTCGTTGCGATTGCGCTGGAATGCATTCGCAGATGTCGACGCAGTCGTTGTCGGGATCGGGGTTCAACCCAACACCCAACTTGCATCGGACGCGGGGCTGGACGTCGATGATGGTATTGTCGTGGATGATCGCTGCCAGACATCTGATCCGGCGATCTTCGCTGCGGGAGAGGTGACGTCACACCCCGTCTTAGGCGGCGCGTTTCGTCAGCGACTTGAGTCCTGGAAGGTGGCCTCGGGCCAATCGCTGGTCGCGGCGAAATCCATGGCAGGGATTGACTCGCATTATGCGGAGCCGCCGTGGCTATGGTCGGACCAGTTTGGACACAACATTCAGTCGTTAGGAGTGCTGCAAAATGCTGACCGCAGTGTCGTGCTGGACGATCCTGAAACGAACAATTGGACGGCAATCTTCCTCGATAGTCACGATAAAATTGCCGGCGCAATCGCGGTGAACAACGGCCGTGATATTTCGATGCTAAAGCGTGCCTTGCTTCATGACGGAATCATTCCAGAGAAACTGCTCAATAGAGCCGCCAGATAGCGCTCCTATTACGTGTTCATCATGAGAACCGAGATACCGAGCGATATGCTTGGCTTCGACCAAACTCATTGCGCCTATGTTGGCGCGGTTCATGGCGACGGACAGAAGCTTTTTTGAAGGCTCGCCGAGTGCGTCATTTCGCTAAGCGAGCCGAAGGGTAGCCCTCGGAGAGCATCCTCAGGAAAGAGTCAGAGCGGGGTTCCCATTGTCGGCTCTCCAATAGGCCGAATAGTAAAGCCGGTTTGGGCCCGCGCCATGCGCAGTTTTCGTTGCCTATTCCGAAGCTCTAGCCGGGACCGCGTTCGCAGCCGCGCCTTCCCGATCCGGCTAAGCTGGTCCCGCCGATGTTCAAGTGCGTCATGGCGGCGGATAAGGGGCCGGAAGGCGAGAGGAAGTTGTCAGTTAAGGTAGATAGCATCAAAGCAGAAGGGGACGCCGCATGTATTGTAATATAGCCGTCAGATCCTCGGTTGCCGCGTCGCGCGACGCACCCGTCGACCATAACGCTCGTTATCCGTCGGATCGGGGTGCTTGCCGCCGCCCTTCCAGTCGTCGGAGATCAGCCAGTCCTCGAAATAGTAAAGCCACGTTGTGGCCCAGGGTACGAATGTCTGATCGATCCGCATCGTGCCGGTCCACTCGCGCGTTCCTGGCAACGTGAGGCACAGGCGCAGGGGATCATGATAGACGTGCGGCAGGGGCCGCTCACCCGCCAAAGCCGAAAGCTCGGGGTCCGTGACGAAGACGCTTGGTGTTTCGCCCCGCTGAAATGTAATGCGCATGGAGTATTCACGGCTAAGGGGCGTCGGCCTGTCACGATAATCCCAAATAAAGCCAGTCGCGTGCAGCCGGCCTGTCCCCGTACAGATGGGATTGGCGCGCAGAAACATAAACTGCTGCGCGGGCGTCAGGTCTGGGCGGTCACGCGAAAACACCTAGTCACCGAAGAACGTGTTGGAGCGAACCGGCGTCGCATTGGCCGCGCTGGACAGCGTGAGCCCGACCGTCGGCGCGACGTAGAGCTTCTTGGCCGTGCGTGCCTGCGAAATGCTGTCGGTGCGAGCATCGATAACTTTGCGAACGACCGAACTCCCGAGGCTTCCTTCCAAGCTCTTGCCGATAACGTCGATGCCCTGCAAATCCGGAAGGGCCTCGAAGTCCGCCAGTGCCTTCGCATGCCACTCGTAGAAGGCGGCGGCGCGAGCCGGCTCAGTATTCCAGCGCTCGGCGAAGTTCTCGCCGACCGTGGTTTCGTTGGCCACCACATAGATCCGCCGACCATTGACGACCGGCTTATCGATGAAGTGTGGCATCAACCGAATGGTCGCGATCAGAACGTCAAGTTCGGAATCGAAAACAAAGCTCTTGACGCAATACTCATACGACTGTGCCGCGAGCGTGGTGATGATGATGGAGATCGGTGCGATCTCCTCGACGACTTCCAGGAAATGCACATCACGATGCCGCTTGAGGATCTGCACCGTCCGCCGCAGGATGCCTTTGGCGGTGCCATGCACAGGGAAGGGCTCGACGGCCGCACGGTCCTCGGCAGCGAGAGCCTTTTGCATCCGCAAGGTGGGGATTAGGGCTGCCCTGCGTTCAAAGAGCGCCTTGTAGCCTTTCGGATTCGTCGGTTTGAATTCCCGCAGCTTCTTGTCGGGAACCAATTCGCCGCCGTTGGCGCATTTGGCATTGTTGATCGTCGGCGAGATGTCGAGATGATATTCGCGTGCGTAGTTCAAGCGCCAGCAGCGCTTCTTCTCTTCGAGCATGGCAGCGTAGCGCGCGTTCTCCTTCAGGCGATCGCCGACAATGCGTTTCAACTCTGCCGGTGGCCGGTCAGCGGTAAAGCGCAGCACCTTGCAGATGAGATCGACGTCGAAATCTTCGCGCCCGATCGGTTTGACCGTCGTGCCGAGGCCGGTCGAGCCGTGAGCATAAATATCGATCCACTTCAGAAGAGGGTTGTCCGACCCGGAGAGCCATTCCGCGACAGCCTCGTAGCTCGTCCGCGCAGCCTCAAGCTGAGCAGCGGTCAACTCCAGCGCTTGGCAAATCTGATCGAGGAGCGAGTAAACCTCGGCTTTGCGCAAAAGCAGATGCGTCTGGGGAGGCGCCGTGAACATCTGATTCATGGCTCAATTCCTTTCACGGTGTAGATAGGTTTGAACGATTCGGCAGTTTCCGTCAGAAAAACGGGTTCAATGCGAGGACGCTCCTTACGAGCTGATGAGGCGCCCATGCCTTTGAGTTGCGCGATCTTGCGCGTGTCATCGAGATTGAAGAAATCCTTCGGCACATCCGGGCAGCACCGGAAAATCGCCTCACGTTCGTATTGATGGCCGGTAAGCAACTTCGCCATACCAAGCGCGCCATGCGACTGGCCGTCCATGAACAGGCGGGTCACATCCTTTGCGAGACCGCCCCAACCAGGCGCCTCGCCGATCATGTAGACCTCGTTGACGCAGCCCAGGCTCAGCACTCGCAGACTGCTGGCCGGCCAGTCGAGCAAAGTGACGGCCTCGACCACCGCCAACGCGATCGGGTTGTTGGCCCATACGCCGCCGTCGAGCAGACCGACATCCTCGGCGGTCCGGTGGCGCTTGTAGTAGGTGGGCGCGGCGGCCGTCGCCATCGCGGCATCGACGGCGAGGCGCTTGTAATCGGTCTTGAGGCGGGGATGATGCGCTGTCTTGAAAATATAGACACCGCGATGGTCGGCATCCCATGCGGGAATCACCAGTCGCGTTCTCGCATCCCCAATGCGCCTGCTGCCGAGAACTGTAGAGAGTTCGCTCCGCAGCAGATCAGCGTCATGCTTCGGGGTGACGATGTGCTTGAGGCGACGCCACGCGTCGCCGGCGAAGCTCGCCAGAGCGCCGCCCGACTGTCCAAAAATGTGTGGGCCGCGACGGACATAGAGGTCAAGGAGATCACGCGCGGGAAGACCCATCGCCAATCCGATCGCCAGAATGCCGCCCGTGGACGTTCCTGCGATCAGATCGAAATACTCTCCGATGGGCCGGTCGAGATCCTCTTCCAGAGACGTAAGAAAGGACGCCGGCTGCGTTCCCATGATGCCGCCGCCGTCAATCGAGAGAATTCGACGAATCGGCGGTTTATCTGAAGGAACTGCAACCTGCGTCATGTCGCTTAGCCCTTCGGAGGATAGGGATCGTGCCCGTAGGAATTCTTGTCGCGAATCCGACCGTCCGGCCGATGAATGACGACTTCGCTCTGCTGGTTGATCGCGATCTCCCGTGCAGCCCGTTCGGCATCTCCCTGGGTCGGATGGATCGAGGTTGCCCTCTCATTCCTTTCGCCACGCACGGCCCATTCGTCACCGTGCGGAACGACATGCTGATTCTTGCCTGCCATGCTCACAACTCCTGATTCCTTGACCTGATTCGCAAATCGTAATAAGTAGCTATACGCTCTGTCATAGCCTGAGCCGAAGAAATAGCCCCGCGGGGCTGTCGACGATCTAGACATGGAACTCTATACGATCTGTCATGGCCGAGTCAAGCGCACCAAAAGACTTCGCCTCTCGCCTGCGCAAAACGCGCGAAACGCGGGAGCTAAGCCAATCCGAACTGGCCAGGGAAGCCGGCATGCAACCTTCGGCCATCGCCCATTTTGAGGCTGGGCGCCGCAAGCCGTCGTTCGACAACGTGCGAGCGCTCGCGAAGGCGCTGAAGGTCTCGGCCGACTACCTACTCGGGGCGCAAGCCGCGACGACCGCCTTTCGCGACGAAGACAAGCTGAGCGCAAAAGATCGACTTTTTATTCAGAACATCATCGACACAATGATTAAGGACAAGAAATAGGGGGCGAAACATGGCGGGCTTTCGGTTGAAGATGGCAACCCAGCACGGCGAAAAGGTCGCTGAGGAATTTGGCTTCAATCAGTTTCCAGTTAGACCTCGAGAGATCGCCAAGGCCAGGGATATTGTCATCCAGGCGAAACCAGCCGAAGTGACGGGCGTGTCCGGCGCGATCATCTTCGCCGGTGATTCGGCCACCATCATCTACTCCACCGAGCACGGCAACGAAGGCTTCGAGAATTTCTCCATTGGCCATGAGCTGGGGCATTGGTTCCTGCCGGGCCATCCCGAGGAGATTATCAAGGCCGGCGGCGCGCACATGTCCCGCGCCAATTTTACACAGAATACGTCGATCGAGCTGGAGGCTGACCACTTCGCCAGCGGCCTTCTCTTGCCGTCCAATCTCACACGCAACCTGCTCTCCAATTATCAGATCGGCCTCGACGGCATTCTCAAGCTGGCTGAGAAGGCCCATTGTTCGATCACGGCTGCCGCGATTCGGGCCGCGGAGTGCGGCAGCTATCCGATGGCGATCATCGTCAGCAAGGGCAACGAGATCGCATATGCGTTTACCTCGGAGTCTTTCAAGAATCTCGGCAAGCTAGCGTTCTTGCGAAAAGGCGCTCCTTTGCCCGACGGAGCGACGCAGAGGTTCAACGCGGATGCGGCGAATGTCCTTCGCGCCGAACGCGCCGTTGGTGAAACCGACTTGGCGACATGGTTCGACGGCCCGGGTCGGATCACTCTTGATGAAGAGATCATCGGCCTTGGCAAATACGGCTACACCTTGACCGTGTTGACCAGCGAGGGGCTGCCCGAAGCCCCTCTCGATGAGGAGGATGAGGATGCTGAATTGGAGCGAAGCTGGACACCCCGCTTCGCTTATGGCCGGTAGCCACATCCGACATTGGGCCGATTAGCAGGGCCATGCTGCGGGCCGTGGGATTGCCCTCGAACTAATACGGGTGTTGCACCCCCCGCAACCATCCCCTCTTCGAAACAGTATTATGACCCTTCCGGTAATTTCGGCTGCCGGAGATGATATTTCGGACGTGGCCGTAGTCCAGGAAGGTCGAAAATGCTTTATCTTTCAGCGGGGGCTGACTGACACTCTCTCCGTCGCACTGCTTCTCCATTGTATCCGGCCGTTCGAAGCCACGGCAAAGCATTGGATCTAGGCGACAACGGCTGTTGCGGTTATCTCAGGCGGACAAGCGCAACGCGATGCAACGGATGCGAAATCGATCCTTCCAGCACGAGATGCACAAGCGTCGACGATTATCACATGAGCTTTGCGACGGGTTGAATTGGGCAACTTAACAGGCCTGATGATAGGCGACTCAAGCCTGCGCGCCTCCCTTGATCGGCATCACCTTCTTGGGATCGAGCCAGTGGTCGATCCGATCAGCCCAATGCTGCATCAGCTTCGTGCGCGAGCCGATCAGCGCGAGGGGTCCGTGCTTCTTGTAGAGACCTTCCACAGTAGAGTTATCGAGATGTGCGAGCTGCAGCTCGACGACATCGCCATCCCATGCCTTGGCGTCCTTGATCTCTTCGTGGTGAGATAGAGTCGAGAACGTGGTCCGGAATCCGTGGGCACAATGATCAGTCTTGGTATCAATGCCAAGCAGCCGCAAGCGCTTGTTGAGCGTATTGTTTGATAGCGGCGCGTCCTTCGAGCAGGAAAACGCGTACCGGCGATGGCCGGTCAGCTTCTGGACGCTACGCAGGATCGCGAGTGCCTGTCGTGACAAGGGCACAACATGGTCCCAACCGGTCTTCATCTTGGGAGCTGGAACAGTCCAGCGTTTGGCATCCCAATCGACCTCGCCCCATTCCATTTCATTGACCATGCCGGGGCGGGGAATGGTCAGCGCATTGAAGCGCAAGGCAAGGCCAACGACGTCACCAAATCTCGCTCTCGTCCACGGTGCGCTGATAAGTTTGAAGACGCGCGTGACGTCGCGTGGTTCGGTGACACCGGGACGCGGCGTCGAAATGTTGGCAATCATCTGTCCATTCAGGTTGCGGAATGGATTGTAGCCGTCGCCTTCGACGTCGGCATAGTCGCAGATCTGCTCGCCGATGCTGCGCACTCGGTCCCGGGTTTCCAGCCTTCCCTCTGCTTCATATGAACGCATGAAAGCGAGCACGTCGGGACGCTTGATGTCCTGCCTGCACAGCTTGCCGAAGCGAGCCTTGACGTAGCCGACGCGCAGCTCGAGCACCTCGACGGTCTTGGGGTCGCGCACTGCGACGATCCTGCCGCGCTTGACTTTCTCCACCTTCTTCTTGGCGAGCCACTCATCGGCCCATTGCGCGAAAGGCCGGGCGGCGGCCTGCTTGTGCTTGTCGAGCTGCTTCTCGATGCTCGGGTCTTTGCCTTCCTTGAGCAGGTCTTTGGCCTTGTCGCGCTCGCGCCGCGCGTCTGCGAGCGAGAACGTGCCATCCCTGCCGTTGCCGTAGGGGCCGATGGAGTAGGTTTTCTGGCGGCCGTGGAAACGGTAGTCCATCCGCCAGAGCTTGGAGGCAGCGTTGCCGGGCCTGCTCACGTCCGGCGTGACGAAGAGATAGAGCCAGCCGCCGGTCACGTCGGAAATCTTAGCGGGACTCCACGCGCCATTGTCGAATTTCGGTCGGGCGGCGCGGCAGTCGACGTCGGTCTTAATCTGCTTGGGATTGGCGCACGCGCCGTCGTTCTTGCCGCCCATCGGCTCAATTCCTTCATTCGGCAAAGCGAAAGTCGCCGTGAACGTTTGTTCTCCCGATACCAGCAAAAATACCAGCAAATCGGGCGGCTGGGATCGGAGGAGAACAAACGGTGACGAACTAGAACGTACGCGGAAGTGCCTATTTTTCAAGGCTTTCCGAGCACGGTGCGGACGGTTGCGGACGTTTCGGAACGGGCTTGAACAGCCTGGTTGGTGCCCCTGGCCGGAATCGAACCAGCACTCCTTGCGGAACTCGATTTTGAGTCGAGCGCGTCTACCAGTTCCGCCACAGGGGCCCTCGGTCGGCCCTTGGAGGGAGCGTCGCGAAGCCGGCGGACTATAGCCATGGACAAAGCGGGGTCAACCCGCGCCAAAGTGATGTCCGCCGTTCTCGACAGCTGCCTGGACCGGGGCTAGAGGCTAAGGCCACGCCGCATCCGGAAGAGGCCGCCGTGACGACCCAGAGTGCCGCAATACCTGCATTCAGGCCGGGGGCCGCGAGCCCCGCGCTGACGGCCTCGCTACTCGTCACGTTGATCGCGGCCGCGGCCATCGCGGGCGCCTGGTTCTTCCAGCTCGTGCTGGAGATCCTGCCCTGCCCGCTCTGCCTCGAGCAGCGCTACGCCTATTACCTCGCGATTCCGCTTGGCGCGCTCACGGCTTTTGCTGCAAAGAATCACGCGCCGCGGCCGCTGCTGCTGGCGGGGCTCGCGATTCTCGCGCTGGCGACGCTCGCCAATGCCGGCCTCGGCGCCTACCATTCCGGCGTCGAGTGGGGATTCTGGAAGGGACCGACCGATTGCAGCGGTCCCGTCGTCAATCTCGGCAATGCCGGCGATCTGTTTTCACGGCTCGACACCGTCAAGGTGGTGCGCTGCGACGAGGTGCAGTGGCGTTTCCTCGGCCTCTCGCTCGCCGGCTACAACGTGCTGATCTCGCTGCTGATGGCCGCGGTCGCCGCGTGGGGATTTGCGGCGACGGCGAAACGTTCGTAGCTGCCGTAGGGTGGGCAAAGGCGCGCTCTTCGCGCGCTGTGCCCACCATCATTAACGATTGAGAGAGATCGTGGGCACGGCGCTGCGCGCCTTTGCCCACCCTACGAGAGCTGTGCCCTGTCAATCGTCCACGTCGTCCTGGGTGCGCCCGAACAGATGCACGATGCCCGGCGTTGCGATCGTCACGA contains:
- a CDS encoding aromatic-ring-hydroxylating dioxygenase subunit beta, coding for MSEDDYLKIATRVLFTEARLLDQKKFRDWVKLYADDAIFWVPAWKDEYETTSNPNRELSMIYHENSYGLSDRIDRIQSRKSITAMPLPRTVHSYTNIMVDAASTDSIEGNACFTVHTYDPRACKSHTNFGRLEFRLRRLGEAWLIGFKKISLTNDQMATALDFYSV
- a CDS encoding NAD(P)/FAD-dependent oxidoreductase, with the protein product MRFVIVGAGLAGHTAAVHLRELAPQAKIDILGDELGLPYDRPPLSKEVLGEGAPRYLANAETYHENGISYHPGQTATQIDRNRSEILTACGNAYAYDRLLLATGSRARKLPDSVGQSSKILYLRTLEDAVRLKSVLRESRRIAVIGGGFIGLEVAAAARAMACEVFLFEMTDRILSRGMPAILSRWAEKLHRLNGVQFEFGSKIDSIHHQDDGSLRLRWNAFADVDAVVVGIGVQPNTQLASDAGLDVDDGIVVDDRCQTSDPAIFAAGEVTSHPVLGGAFRQRLESWKVASGQSLVAAKSMAGIDSHYAEPPWLWSDQFGHNIQSLGVLQNADRSVVLDDPETNNWTAIFLDSHDKIAGAIAVNNGRDISMLKRALLHDGIIPEKLLNRAAR
- a CDS encoding DUF2274 domain-containing protein, translating into MLARFMATDRSFFEGSPSASFR
- a CDS encoding nucleotidyltransferase, whose amino-acid sequence is MNQMFTAPPQTHLLLRKAEVYSLLDQICQALELTAAQLEAARTSYEAVAEWLSGSDNPLLKWIDIYAHGSTGLGTTVKPIGREDFDVDLICKVLRFTADRPPAELKRIVGDRLKENARYAAMLEEKKRCWRLNYAREYHLDISPTINNAKCANGGELVPDKKLREFKPTNPKGYKALFERRAALIPTLRMQKALAAEDRAAVEPFPVHGTAKGILRRTVQILKRHRDVHFLEVVEEIAPISIIITTLAAQSYEYCVKSFVFDSELDVLIATIRLMPHFIDKPVVNGRRIYVVANETTVGENFAERWNTEPARAAAFYEWHAKALADFEALPDLQGIDVIGKSLEGSLGSSVVRKVIDARTDSISQARTAKKLYVAPTVGLTLSSAANATPVRSNTFFGD
- a CDS encoding CBASS cGAMP-activated phospholipase, encoding MTQVAVPSDKPPIRRILSIDGGGIMGTQPASFLTSLEEDLDRPIGEYFDLIAGTSTGGILAIGLAMGLPARDLLDLYVRRGPHIFGQSGGALASFAGDAWRRLKHIVTPKHDADLLRSELSTVLGSRRIGDARTRLVIPAWDADHRGVYIFKTAHHPRLKTDYKRLAVDAAMATAAAPTYYKRHRTAEDVGLLDGGVWANNPIALAVVEAVTLLDWPASSLRVLSLGCVNEVYMIGEAPGWGGLAKDVTRLFMDGQSHGALGMAKLLTGHQYEREAIFRCCPDVPKDFFNLDDTRKIAQLKGMGASSARKERPRIEPVFLTETAESFKPIYTVKGIEP
- a CDS encoding DUF2188 domain-containing protein, encoding MAGKNQHVVPHGDEWAVRGERNERATSIHPTQGDAERAAREIAINQQSEVVIHRPDGRIRDKNSYGHDPYPPKG
- a CDS encoding helix-turn-helix domain-containing protein, producing MAESSAPKDFASRLRKTRETRELSQSELAREAGMQPSAIAHFEAGRRKPSFDNVRALAKALKVSADYLLGAQAATTAFRDEDKLSAKDRLFIQNIIDTMIKDKK
- a CDS encoding ImmA/IrrE family metallo-endopeptidase; the encoded protein is MAGFRLKMATQHGEKVAEEFGFNQFPVRPREIAKARDIVIQAKPAEVTGVSGAIIFAGDSATIIYSTEHGNEGFENFSIGHELGHWFLPGHPEEIIKAGGAHMSRANFTQNTSIELEADHFASGLLLPSNLTRNLLSNYQIGLDGILKLAEKAHCSITAAAIRAAECGSYPMAIIVSKGNEIAYAFTSESFKNLGKLAFLRKGAPLPDGATQRFNADAANVLRAERAVGETDLATWFDGPGRITLDEEIIGLGKYGYTLTVLTSEGLPEAPLDEEDEDAELERSWTPRFAYGR
- a CDS encoding site-specific integrase, coding for MGGKNDGACANPKQIKTDVDCRAARPKFDNGAWSPAKISDVTGGWLYLFVTPDVSRPGNAASKLWRMDYRFHGRQKTYSIGPYGNGRDGTFSLADARRERDKAKDLLKEGKDPSIEKQLDKHKQAAARPFAQWADEWLAKKKVEKVKRGRIVAVRDPKTVEVLELRVGYVKARFGKLCRQDIKRPDVLAFMRSYEAEGRLETRDRVRSIGEQICDYADVEGDGYNPFRNLNGQMIANISTPRPGVTEPRDVTRVFKLISAPWTRARFGDVVGLALRFNALTIPRPGMVNEMEWGEVDWDAKRWTVPAPKMKTGWDHVVPLSRQALAILRSVQKLTGHRRYAFSCSKDAPLSNNTLNKRLRLLGIDTKTDHCAHGFRTTFSTLSHHEEIKDAKAWDGDVVELQLAHLDNSTVEGLYKKHGPLALIGSRTKLMQHWADRIDHWLDPKKVMPIKGGAQA
- a CDS encoding disulfide bond formation protein B; amino-acid sequence: MTTQSAAIPAFRPGAASPALTASLLVTLIAAAAIAGAWFFQLVLEILPCPLCLEQRYAYYLAIPLGALTAFAAKNHAPRPLLLAGLAILALATLANAGLGAYHSGVEWGFWKGPTDCSGPVVNLGNAGDLFSRLDTVKVVRCDEVQWRFLGLSLAGYNVLISLLMAAVAAWGFAATAKRS